Genomic segment of Prionailurus viverrinus isolate Anna chromosome B4, UM_Priviv_1.0, whole genome shotgun sequence:
aagcatctgagttcggctcaggtcatgatctcatggtttgtgagttcaagccccacataggactctgtgctgacagtgtggagccttcctgggattcgctctctccctccctctctctctgcccctgcccccctctcaaaataaataaatacataaaaaataaataaaacagggtcTAGGTCGAATGCTCTCACTCCCAGGATAGAGGGGGTGGGTGTTAGGTGGGGTGGAGGAAGGACCATCTAGAATCAAGGACTCTGGGAGTGTTAGAAAGCACACCTGCCACACACCAGGCTTGGAAAGAGGGTTGGCAGGAGAGCGTTGTCTTGTCTTCCTCCCCAGTCATGAAtattcttcccctgctcacctgtGTGCAGAGTGTGAAGCGCGATCCCAGGCTGTGGTGGAGGGAAACGGGGTACGCTAATCACATGGATTGTTGCAGTGGGTTAATAGGCCTTTTAGTCAAGTGTCAGCTCTCACTGCAGCGGCTCATTATTTTACTGATCTGGTCTAATTAGCCATTGCCCTTCACTTGGGCCCAGTGTAGAAAGGGTGAATGGAAGGCAGGAGGGATGCATTTTTAATAAGGGCACCAGAAAATGGCTTTAATAGAGTGACTCGGGCTTTGACGATTTTCAGGATGACAAATCCTGGTTCTTTGGAGGttgatttaatttttggaaaTGCTCAAATGTCATGAGGCACTCTATGTGAGCGATTAGACCAGAACTGGAGAGGCATTTGCACTAGAAGGAGGCCCAGCACGTGTGGCTGGTGGCTCAGTGCAAATGAAAGGGTTTGTTAGGGGTTGTGTCCTCAAGGAAGGCTTGACAGGCCCAAGGGCCTGGGTCAGGACACCCAGGGTCTCTTGGCGTTCCAGCAGATGGCTttgctccccacctcctcccgggCCCGCCCCACAGAGCACAGGCACACAGCATGTTGGATGCTTCAGTTTAATCGTTCTGGGCTGCAAGCATGTTTAAGGCTTTGAGTCCAGGGGCCCCgttcttttcaaattcttagACTCAACTTAGAGCAAAGGAACTGGGAGTgagtttcttcagtttttctgcTAATTCAAGTCCACCTAGAAGAAAGCAGAGGTGAGAATGAGGCTCACAGGTCccaggccccagctctgccctgtcCATCCTCCTCAACTCCCTCTTCTGCTTTGCAACCTCACCCAGGCCCTGGACAGCTTAGCGTGGGAGTCAGAGGGATGGAAGGCGGATTCGCCAGAGCCTCAGGGACCAGCCTGCTCCTTCCCCATCTGGGCAGGCTCCGCAGTGGGAAGGCTGGCGCTGAGACCCAGGGGCAATCGGGCATCAGGCAACCCTGTGGTTTGAGTGTGTGTGAGAAATTGGGGACGTTTGAAGACAACAGGAGGGAAGGTTcagtggggaggggctgtggcAGTTCCAGGTCTCTGGGCGAGGGGGTCCTGACCCACCTCCTGCCCCGGGACGATGAGTGGTGAGTATTCCTGTTCCCACAAGGCTCTGCCTTGGGATATACTCACGTTCATAAAGTTTTCCTTCACGcagtttttttcttgcttcttgaaagcTTTGTTCTGCCACCAAGCTACCTTTGCTCATCAGGAATTCTAATTTTGGAGCAGAAGAATCACATTAGCAGAAAAGTCCCATCATTTCGAGAaaactcccccttccccctcctgcccctcaccaGACATTGTTCCTACACAAATCCCTCAAGTGAAGAAGTTTTGCTGAGGGGCCCAGCTTCTTCTCTTAGGAAGGTGGATGGGCCAGGAAAGAAACCATGGAGGGTGCAGGCAGCAAAATCTATCGTGGAAGCTGTGTGAGTGGGTACAGTGTGAGCCCCTGCTTGCGACTTTACGGTCAGGGGAGTGAGTATGTCTGCTTCTCCCTGGACTCGTCTCTGTGGGAGGAAGTGTCATGGAGGCCTGCCACCAGAGATTCCTCTGGGTTGTCATCTGGCGTAGAGACAGAGACTTACTCAGTGGGTTTAGTCCTTCTTTACTTGTGGTGGCGCTGTTTGGCTCCTGGGGTGTCTCTTGGGGTGAAACGGTTTCCGCTGGAGATGTAGTCACTTCAGGTTCAGCTGCAAACACGCCAATTTGTTGATTTTAGCAAAGTCAAATGGTTTTTAGCTTTGGAACGAGTGGCAGAGCCCAGGATACCTAGTATGTGCTGGGGGCCAGGCTACGGAGATGATATGATTTCTACACACAAGTGCCTGTGAGGGACTGAACGTTTATGtccccctccaaattcatatattgaaatcctacCCCTCAGTATGATGGTCTTAGGAGGTGGGGCCTATGATGTAattgggtcatgagggtggagctcttatgaatgggattaatgtctttataaaagagaccccagggctctttctgccatgtgaggatgtggtgaaaacTCAGCAGTCTGTAATCTGGAAGAGGGTCCTTACTAGAACCTGATCATGCTGgccccttgatcttggatttccagcctccagaattgtgggaaataaatgtttgttgtttaagccatccagtctgtggtgaTCTGCTGTACCGCCCGGATGGACTAAGACAGTGCCTCTTGGATGGCGGGGTTGGAGGGCAGGGTTGCATGCTTCTAATGGGCAGGGTTGGGGAGGTATTTGGGCTAGGATATGGGGAGAATCAAGGAGCTAGTCAGAGCGACGCTGGGTCTTGAAAGCAGGATTTTGGCAGGGAGGATATTCCAAAGGGGCTTCCTTGGGGGCAggaagtcagtcagtcagccaGAGTTCTGGGGAAGGTGTGTATAGGATAGGAATGGAGAATGCAAACAGGTTCAATTTAGTTGATGTGGGTTTTACATGAAGGAGAAGCATGGAAAAACAGGATGCAAATGGTGTCTGAAGCTGGATATCGGGCAACTTGCTAAGGAGTTGGGAGTTACAGGAAGTGTGTGTAGGTGAAAGTATTAATACCGCATGGGTATCATTTCCCTTATCACTCAACCtcatctttttctcccttttatccATAACAAACCCTTTCCCCATTCTTCCTACTGATCTTGCGTGCCTGGGTTGTCCCATTTCATCCTTAGCCTTGTTGCACCCCAATCCGTGCTCCTCTTGTTACCACCAAAAGCaggacccacccccaccccccattcctcTTCCAGCCTCCACCCACATCCCTGGCTGTTAGACCCTCCCCTTGAGCATAGGGACAGGAGGGACAGAAGGACTCACTGGCCACAGTCCCCGGAGTAGCCTCGGTGGGATCAGAGGAGGCATCTTCTGCAGTGGAAGAAAGAGGTGACAGTAAGGACTGAACCTGACCCATCTGAGCCATCCTACCTCCCATTCTGTATCTGTGAGTTCATGGACACAGGGAGACACGTTTCCCTATTGGTGAAATGTGCCCTTCTGCCTCATCAGTAGACCCACCAAGCACTCTGTCTGGTGTTTAACCCCTCCTACAGTTGTTTGAAGCAGGTTCTCCCGGGAGAAGTGTAATATGCTCTGAAAACTGCCTTCCTCCAGATTGCCTCTGGCCTATGAGGGTGCCGTGAGATTCGCGCCAGGGAATTGGCTGTGGTTGGAAGCGCTCAGGCTCCTCTGTGGCTGAGGGGGACAGTGCAGGGGCCATGGGGCCATGCATGAGTGATTTCTGGGATTGGACTCCAGCCCTCCTTGTCTCTGTTCTTTCAACACAATGTTTATGCAAAGTGCTCTGCTAAGTGGAGGGGGTTCAGTGCTGAAGAAGGTGGAAAGACCCTGCCCTGACCCAGCTTACATTCCATGACATAATTATTGAGTCACCGTGTGATGGTGCTAGGGGGGTAAGTGCGGAGTGGTGTGATAACAGCAAGCAGGGTCTAATTTTTCCTACATGTTCATGGAAGGCTTTTTTGAGGAATTGATATCTGAACTGagatttgacagatgagaaagcaTTGGCCAGGTGATATTCTGGACTGGCTGGAGGAAAGTgacaaggagaggaaaagaattccaggcagaaagaagagCAAGAAGGAAGGCCCCAGTGTTCGAGGAGCAGCTGGGTTGTCCTGGCACGAAtagcacttttctttcttttttttttttgcttttctcaggAAGAGGCATCCAGAGACACAAGGCCATGGGCAGTGCCCATTGCTTGGCAAATGGACCATGGGCTAGATTTCAGCCCCCTCCATCCCCTGCCTGGCACCCCTGTGCAGGGGACAACCTGCACCTCTATGTGGTGGCCCAGAAGGCCTATAAGaaggccagggtggctggagcATAGTGGATAAAGGAAGGTGTGTGAAGGGATGGGCTGGAGAGCAGACAGCGCCAGGGGGTTCCTGGCTCCCTGACCAATGCGGGTAAAGAGCCTATGGGCAGAGAACTGGGGGCAGGAGTCACTTGCAGGAATAGGAGGAGCCAGGACAGcactgggagagaaagagaaaaatgaagaccaGAGTTAAGGCTTCCCTGGACTGTCAGAGCTCTGGTGGGGTACAGGGGAAGGACCATACTCACGGGCACAGACCAGGGCCCCAGCCAGAGCTGCCAGGAGGAGGAGAGCTGAGAATCTCATGCTGTGGAGTGAGAAGCAAGTATAACCACAGAATCCTCAGAGGGTCCAGGAATACCAGTGCAGATACTCCTGGGCCCTTTTAAGGATACCGAGGGCCAATGGGAATCAAGTTTGGAGGGGTGTGACTTCCgtgtcctcctccccttcttccccagaCTGTCACTTGCTAAGTCAACAAGGGATATCTGGGGCTGGCTAGTAGCTGGCATCCTTTCCCTACTGACTTCCAGccatcctcttcctccccccttccttctccttcctactTGCCCTCTGGCTTCACATCCTTGGGATCTCAGGGACCAGATGCAGAGCAAATTTTGTTTGGGGAGATTCTAGAATGTGTCTGTTGATGGTATTAAAGGACTGGCGTCTCCCCCAGGAGGAGGTTGGGTGTTTGTAAGATCATGTTGTCTACCTTTTGCCTCAATCTGTACAGGACTCCGTGCAGGGGCTTGAAGATTTCCCCAGACTATGTGAGCTTCCTTCCCCAGGAGGCCACACTCAGAACATCTGGGGACTAAGTTCATGGTTCCTTTCTCCTCTTGAGGGGACGGGTTTGGAGGCATGAATGACTTCTCTGGAgttgtctcctgctcttgaagtTATTATCTAACCCCTAGGAGGAACTCCTAACCCTCAGATGGACCCCTGTCAACCTCTATCATCAGGCCCAACTGATGGGAGCCCCTGTTTCTCAGAGGATCTTCTGATTACAGGACAATGGTGTTTCACTGAAGTTGGAACTTGGTTCTTCCTTCAAGTGGGGAGCTGATCCATGGTGTGAACAACCCAGAGAAGCAGATAATTGTGTTTGACTAtggatttcttccttccttgagcTGGCATTTAAAAGGCCTGGATCTTGAGTTCTGGCTTTGGCATATACACAGGATGGTACATTGCTATATACTGAAGACCTTAGGGTTTTCATCTGTCGTCTGGGAATTACAGCTGCTTTGTACAAAATTGTGATGgaaattaagtgagataatacatgGCAAAGCATTTTTTCAACAATAAAATTCTATG
This window contains:
- the LACRT gene encoding extracellular glycoprotein lacritin — protein: MRFSALLLLAALAGALVCAQDASSDPTEATPGTVATEPEVTTSPAETVSPQETPQEPNSATTSKEGLNPLKFLMSKGSLVAEQSFQEARKKLREGKLYERGLELAEKLKKLTPSSFALS